The following proteins come from a genomic window of unidentified bacterial endosymbiont:
- the corA gene encoding magnesium/cobalt transporter CorA, producing MLSAFTLDKRRLVRLELDEQVNLSTAVWIDLVEPEEHDREIIKQQLGQLLATQPELDDIEASARCFEDSNGLHIHSFFYYQDAVDRSGNATVAFTIHDERLYTLRERELPAFRLYRMRARRQTLVNGNAYELLLDLFETKIEQLADEIETVYSGLESLSRVILGGKQGELFDTALSTLAEQEDIGWKVRLCLMDTQRALNFLLRKTRMHDNQSVQAREILQDIDSLLPHNEALFQKVNFLLQAAMGFINIEQNRIIKIFSVVSVIFLPPTLVASSYGMNFIHMPELQLVWGYPMSLGMMLLAGVVPYLYFKRKGWL from the coding sequence ATGCTCAGCGCCTTTACACTGGATAAGCGCCGTCTGGTGCGGCTGGAATTGGATGAGCAGGTCAATCTGAGCACCGCTGTATGGATCGATCTAGTAGAGCCGGAGGAGCATGATCGCGAGATTATTAAACAGCAGCTAGGTCAACTGCTGGCTACACAACCAGAGCTAGATGATATTGAAGCCAGTGCCCGCTGCTTTGAAGACAGCAATGGTCTGCATATTCACTCATTCTTCTACTACCAGGATGCGGTTGATCGCTCCGGCAATGCGACCGTAGCGTTTACCATTCATGATGAACGGCTCTACACGCTACGTGAGCGGGAGTTGCCGGCATTTCGCTTATACCGGATGCGGGCTCGTAGGCAGACGTTGGTGAACGGGAATGCCTATGAGCTATTACTGGATCTCTTTGAAACTAAAATTGAACAGCTAGCGGATGAAATTGAAACGGTCTATAGCGGACTGGAGTCCTTAAGTCGGGTTATTTTGGGGGGTAAACAGGGGGAACTCTTTGATACGGCCCTGTCTACTTTGGCAGAGCAGGAAGATATTGGCTGGAAAGTGCGGTTGTGTCTGATGGATACCCAGCGAGCACTGAATTTCTTGTTACGTAAAACCAGAATGCATGATAATCAATCCGTGCAAGCGCGAGAAATATTGCAAGATATTGACTCATTGCTCCCGCACAATGAAGCGCTATTCCAGAAAGTGAATTTCCTATTACAAGCCGCCATGGGTTTTATTAATATTGAACAGAACCGTATTATCAAGATTTTCTCGGTCGTGTCGGTGATTTTTCTACCACCCACCTTGGTCGCTTCCAGTTATGGTATGAATTTTATCCATATGCCGGAGTTGCAATTGGTGTGGGGCTACCCCATGTCTTTGGGAATGATGCTACTGGCCGGCGTAGTGCCCTATCTCTATTTCAAACGTAAAGGGTGGTTGTAA
- the uvrD gene encoding DNA helicase II, whose protein sequence is MEGSALLEGLNEKQRLAVSALRGNLLVLAGAGTGKTRVLVHRIAWLLAVERCFPSTILAVTFSNQAAGQIRQRIDQLLQRSHHEVWIGTFHGMAHRLLRIHTLEAGLPLDFQIIDADDQLQLLRRLIRLRNLDEKQWPARQAAGYINAKKEAGLRPRHVVVCDSSTESTWLAIYQSYQEACDRAGLVDFAELLLRAHELWLDKPLVLEQYRRRFTNILVDEFQDTNSQQYAWIRCLAGESAKVVIVGDDDQSIYGWRGAQVENLQQFCQDFSAVTTVRLEQNYRSSGHILQAANALITHNSGRLGKNLWTESPLGAQITLHSATDELAEARFVVDQLRCWQRQGRPFSDCAILYRNNAQSRVLEEALLRANIPYRIYGGLRFFERQEIKDALAYLRLIVNRQDDVAFERVINTPTRGIGERTLLLIRQAARAHATPLWPAALQLLQQQGLTGRAAAAVQRFLELIEALARDSLDLPLHQQTDQVIRHSGLWQFYEQTQGELGQTRLDNLRELVTATRQFKLDEQDPQQSPLQAFLSHVVLEAGERGSGPDQPAVQLMTLHSAKGLEFPQIFMVGLEEGLFPSSQSLRQGERLEEERRLAYVGITRAMNQLFISYAAVRRLYGLSTEQQPSRFLSELPQHCLERLPADRVGYGCYTTPRGRVDPSEPRLDRTAAQRPAPPPSAASDWASARPAAEGAGIFTLGQRVSHPKFGLGKVVALEGSEPHRRVQVSFDTQGTKWLVIAYARLDRLP, encoded by the coding sequence ATAGAGGGATCGGCGTTACTCGAAGGTTTGAATGAAAAGCAGCGGCTGGCGGTTTCAGCGCTCCGTGGCAATTTGCTAGTGCTGGCAGGTGCTGGCACCGGAAAAACCCGGGTATTAGTGCATCGCATCGCTTGGTTATTAGCGGTAGAGCGCTGTTTTCCTTCGACTATTTTAGCGGTGACTTTTTCTAATCAAGCTGCTGGACAGATCCGCCAACGGATCGACCAGCTCCTGCAGCGGTCACACCATGAGGTGTGGATCGGCACCTTTCATGGCATGGCGCACCGCTTGCTGCGGATCCACACGCTAGAGGCGGGATTACCGCTAGATTTTCAAATTATCGATGCAGACGATCAATTGCAGCTGCTGCGACGCTTGATTCGTTTACGGAATTTAGATGAGAAGCAGTGGCCAGCCCGCCAAGCTGCTGGATATATCAACGCCAAAAAAGAGGCAGGATTGCGACCACGGCACGTTGTGGTGTGTGATTCTAGTACAGAGAGCACCTGGCTCGCTATTTATCAGAGCTACCAAGAGGCCTGTGATCGAGCGGGTCTAGTCGATTTTGCTGAATTGTTATTGCGCGCACATGAGTTGTGGCTAGATAAGCCGCTAGTGTTGGAGCAGTACCGTAGACGCTTCACCAATATCCTGGTAGACGAGTTTCAAGACACCAATAGCCAGCAATATGCCTGGATCCGCTGTTTAGCGGGTGAGAGCGCTAAAGTGGTGATTGTTGGCGATGATGATCAATCTATCTATGGATGGCGCGGGGCGCAGGTGGAGAATCTCCAGCAGTTCTGTCAGGACTTCTCAGCAGTCACTACGGTACGCCTAGAGCAAAATTACCGCTCGAGCGGCCATATTTTGCAGGCTGCCAATGCCTTAATCACGCATAACAGCGGCCGGCTTGGCAAAAATCTGTGGACAGAGAGTCCGTTAGGGGCTCAAATTACTTTGCATAGTGCCACTGATGAGCTGGCTGAAGCACGCTTTGTGGTGGATCAGCTGCGGTGCTGGCAGAGACAGGGTCGTCCCTTCAGTGACTGTGCCATTCTGTATCGGAATAATGCACAATCTCGGGTATTGGAAGAGGCGCTGTTACGCGCCAATATCCCCTACCGTATTTACGGCGGCCTGCGCTTTTTCGAGCGCCAAGAGATCAAAGATGCTTTGGCCTATTTGCGGTTAATCGTGAACCGCCAGGATGATGTCGCTTTTGAACGGGTGATTAATACACCCACCCGCGGCATTGGCGAGCGTACACTACTGTTAATCCGCCAAGCAGCACGGGCGCACGCGACGCCTCTGTGGCCTGCCGCTTTACAGTTGTTACAACAACAGGGATTAACTGGACGAGCAGCCGCGGCAGTACAACGCTTTCTAGAGCTGATTGAAGCCCTGGCACGTGATAGTCTGGATTTACCCCTACACCAACAGACCGATCAGGTGATTCGCCACTCGGGGCTGTGGCAATTCTATGAACAGACTCAAGGGGAGCTGGGGCAGACACGTCTAGACAATTTGCGAGAGCTGGTGACCGCGACCCGCCAATTTAAACTGGATGAGCAGGATCCACAACAGAGCCCGCTGCAGGCCTTTCTCAGCCATGTGGTGTTAGAGGCTGGGGAGCGCGGTAGCGGCCCTGATCAACCGGCGGTGCAGTTAATGACCTTGCATAGCGCTAAGGGTCTGGAGTTTCCCCAGATCTTTATGGTCGGTCTGGAAGAGGGGCTCTTTCCGAGCAGTCAATCCTTAAGGCAGGGTGAACGTTTGGAGGAGGAGCGGCGCTTGGCTTATGTCGGGATCACCCGCGCCATGAATCAACTCTTCATCAGCTATGCCGCCGTTCGTCGTCTGTATGGCCTCTCTACGGAACAGCAGCCATCGCGCTTCCTGTCTGAACTGCCCCAGCACTGTTTGGAGAGGCTGCCAGCTGACAGGGTAGGATATGGCTGCTATACCACCCCACGGGGGCGGGTAGATCCGAGCGAACCACGCCTAGACCGCACGGCAGCCCAGCGGCCAGCGCCACCACCCAGCGCCGCCAGTGATTGGGCGTCAGCTAGGCCGGCTGCAGAGGGTGCGGGGATTTTCACCCTGGGGCAACGGGTCTCACATCCGAAGTTCGGCCTCGGCAAGGTGGTGGCACTCGAAGGGAGTGAACCGCATCGCCGTGTGCAGGTCTCGTTTGATACTCAGGGAACCAAGTGGTTGGTGATCGCTTATGCTAGATTGGATAGGCTTCCTTAA
- a CDS encoding tyrosine recombinase XerC: protein MRYLPKETAKTTLEISTDSAEGLEPSIARFLNYLKVERRLSPHTQQSYSRHLAVLASQMPICGLVTWTQLDEAWVRQLAVKGKLAGLSAASLRQRFSALRSFFNYLLQREGMKVNPVKRLTLPRKARLLPKGIEVDEVQKLLNLEASDLLSVRDRALMELLYTAGLRLAEAVGLTIHCLNLESGDVRVVGKGGKMRQLPLGSVAIEWLQRWLQWRATLPRQGDALFVTAQGRPLSARAVQKRLAQWGRSQQLSSPLHPHRLRHGFATHLLGASGDLRAVQELLGHASLSSTQIYTHLNFQQLASVYDASHPRAQRRKPSLDRS from the coding sequence GTGCGTTATCTCCCTAAAGAGACCGCAAAGACTACGCTTGAGATCAGCACAGATTCAGCAGAGGGTCTTGAGCCATCGATAGCCCGGTTCCTGAATTATTTAAAGGTTGAGCGTCGTTTAAGTCCGCACACCCAACAGAGTTATAGCCGTCATTTGGCCGTGCTGGCTAGCCAGATGCCGATCTGCGGTTTGGTCACCTGGACACAGCTAGATGAGGCCTGGGTGCGGCAGTTGGCCGTCAAGGGCAAATTAGCTGGACTGAGTGCTGCCAGTTTACGGCAGCGATTTTCGGCGCTCCGCAGTTTTTTCAACTACCTGCTACAGCGTGAGGGGATGAAGGTTAACCCCGTTAAACGGTTGACCTTACCACGGAAGGCCCGGCTATTGCCTAAGGGTATAGAGGTCGATGAAGTGCAAAAACTGCTGAACCTGGAGGCCAGTGATCTGCTCTCGGTACGGGATCGGGCGTTGATGGAGCTACTCTATACGGCGGGATTACGCCTGGCAGAGGCCGTGGGGTTAACGATCCACTGCCTTAACCTGGAGAGCGGTGATGTCCGCGTGGTTGGCAAGGGCGGGAAAATGCGTCAATTGCCATTGGGCAGCGTGGCCATCGAGTGGTTACAGCGGTGGTTGCAGTGGCGTGCCACGCTGCCTCGACAAGGGGATGCCCTGTTTGTCACAGCGCAGGGGCGGCCTCTGTCAGCACGGGCCGTACAGAAGCGCTTAGCCCAGTGGGGACGATCGCAGCAGCTGAGCAGTCCATTGCACCCCCACCGATTGCGCCATGGCTTTGCTACCCATCTGCTAGGGGCCAGCGGTGATTTGCGAGCGGTACAAGAGTTATTAGGGCATGCCAGCCTGTCGAGCACGCAGATCTATACACATCTAAACTTCCAGCAGCTGGCTTCGGTCTACGACGCCAGCCATCCACGAGCCCAACGGCGCAAGCCTTCACTGGATCGTTCCTAG
- the dapF gene encoding diaminopimelate epimerase, with amino-acid sequence MLFSSRPALKKKGLHFCKMQSLGNDFMVLDAVTQKVFFSEEQIRKLADRHYGVGFDQLLLVEPPYDPDLDFHYRMFNANGQEIAQCGNGACALAYFVRLKGLTNRRTIRISTHSGQLLLTVLADDRIQLTLGEPCFEPAQIPFKAAQREKQYCLQLSQKTVSCGVVSMGNPHCVLAVQDCRSAPVLLLGAQITTHERFAQQTNVGFMQIVTPQQICLRVYERGVGETQACGSGACAAVACGIDQGLLSSRVLVDLPGGTLQVQWLGPGHPLSMISVASLVYEGWLPW; translated from the coding sequence ATGCTGTTCAGTAGCCGCCCTGCTTTGAAGAAAAAAGGCCTCCACTTTTGCAAAATGCAGAGCCTGGGGAATGACTTTATGGTGCTGGATGCAGTGACCCAAAAAGTATTCTTCTCCGAAGAGCAGATACGCAAGCTGGCCGATCGCCACTATGGGGTAGGTTTTGATCAACTATTGCTGGTTGAACCCCCCTATGATCCCGATCTAGACTTTCATTATCGAATGTTCAATGCCAATGGCCAAGAGATCGCGCAGTGCGGCAATGGTGCTTGCGCACTAGCCTATTTTGTGCGACTCAAAGGGCTGACTAATCGCCGCACAATTCGGATCAGTACGCACAGCGGCCAGCTCTTGCTGACGGTGCTGGCAGATGATCGTATTCAACTAACGCTGGGCGAGCCCTGCTTTGAACCCGCACAAATCCCTTTTAAGGCGGCTCAGCGTGAAAAACAGTATTGTCTACAGCTGTCACAGAAAACAGTGTCCTGTGGGGTGGTTTCGATGGGGAACCCCCACTGTGTATTAGCCGTTCAGGATTGTCGTAGTGCACCGGTGCTGCTCTTGGGAGCACAAATCACCACCCATGAGCGCTTTGCACAGCAGACCAACGTTGGTTTTATGCAGATCGTGACCCCCCAGCAGATCTGCTTACGGGTTTATGAGCGTGGGGTCGGTGAAACGCAAGCCTGCGGCAGTGGTGCTTGTGCTGCAGTAGCCTGTGGGATTGATCAGGGGCTATTGTCCTCCCGAGTGCTGGTTGATCTCCCTGGAGGAACCCTGCAGGTTCAGTGGCTAGGTCCTGGGCATCCGCTGTCGATGATCAGCGTGGCGAGCCTCGTTTATGAGGGGTGGTTGCCGTGGTGA
- the cyaY gene encoding iron donor protein CyaY codes for MNETKFHHLADQVMAQIEQILEDFSQHAAPQHSIDYENDGSVLTLLLNDQSKIILNRQSALQQLWLATRCTGYHFSYQAQQWICVRSGRSLGAVLSEACAQQAGVILAFDDLVF; via the coding sequence ATGAATGAGACGAAATTCCATCACCTAGCGGACCAAGTGATGGCGCAGATTGAACAGATCCTAGAGGATTTCAGTCAACACGCCGCCCCTCAACACAGCATAGACTATGAAAACGACGGCAGTGTATTGACCTTGCTATTGAACGATCAGAGTAAAATCATCCTCAATCGGCAGAGCGCCCTGCAGCAGCTCTGGCTGGCAACACGGTGCACCGGCTACCACTTTAGTTATCAAGCGCAGCAGTGGATCTGTGTTCGGTCCGGCCGCTCGCTAGGGGCGGTGCTGAGCGAAGCCTGTGCTCAGCAAGCGGGCGTGATCCTGGCTTTTGATGACCTGGTTTTTTGA
- a CDS encoding DUF5680 domain-containing protein, translated as MMLITELPRQQLCDFIVEAKRATYAATESAARVASKSPQSNNYLFERDPFRYEDQYCGEIIDVGMETVWYQAIPVWGMVYRGGVHEAYTHLKQPLFSFLKEVLRRPIAHFPTRGPEEYKRGNLLYSNRPEGDISTFQGSETVLMDGEPACYRRYVGGLILGQHNPDMRLL; from the coding sequence ATGATGTTGATTACCGAACTCCCACGACAGCAGCTCTGTGATTTTATTGTCGAGGCCAAACGGGCTACCTACGCAGCGACAGAGTCTGCCGCTCGTGTCGCCTCCAAAAGCCCGCAGTCAAACAATTATCTTTTCGAAAGGGATCCCTTTCGCTATGAGGATCAGTACTGTGGAGAGATTATCGATGTGGGCATGGAAACCGTCTGGTACCAAGCGATCCCCGTGTGGGGCATGGTCTATCGAGGGGGCGTTCATGAGGCGTATACTCACCTCAAGCAACCGCTGTTCTCATTCCTAAAAGAGGTGCTGAGGCGGCCGATCGCGCATTTCCCAACGCGCGGCCCAGAGGAGTACAAGCGAGGGAACCTGCTCTATAGCAATCGTCCCGAGGGTGATATTAGCACCTTCCAGGGTAGTGAAACCGTGCTGATGGATGGAGAGCCCGCCTGCTACCGTCGCTATGTCGGGGGGCTTATCCTCGGCCAGCACAATCCTGACATGCGTCTTCTGTGA
- a CDS encoding tetratricopeptide repeat protein translates to MICTIIESADESAAEGAVMAKLMKKTLLAIFSISLLLVSGVVYFAHHPVKPLPNDLSHLKQIRAAAEQGDPEAQYNLGVRYEVGQGVSQNHKAALEWYSKAANQGYPAAQNNLGVMYYQGLGVPQNHKAALEWYSKAANQGYPKAQYNLGVMYHQGLGVSQNHKAALEWYSKAANQDYPMAQNNLGHMYRLGLGVPQDAKIAEEWYRQAAEQGEPVAQCNLGAMYYQGLGVSQNHKAALEWYSKAANQGYPKAQCSLGYMYDQGLGVSQNHKAALEWFIKAANQGYPMAQYNLGVMYERGLGVEDAKTAVKWYRQAAEQGHPVAQNNLGNMYEQGLGVSKDAKTAVKWYRQAAEQGYPGAQYNLGMMYEQGLGVSEDAKTAEEWYRQAAEQGDPAAQCKLGVMYKRGLGVPQDAKTAVKWYRQAAEQGCPEAQNNLGVMYKRGLGVPQDAKTAVEWYRQAAEQGYPAAQYNLGYMYERGLGVSEDAKTAVEWYRQAAEQGCPEAQNNLGVMYKRGLGVPQDAKIAVEWYRQAAEQGCPEAQNNLGLMYERGLGVPQDAKTAVEWYRQAAEQGDPAAQCKLGVMYERGLGVPQDAKTAVEWYRQAAEQGCPEAQNNLGVMYKRGLGVPQDAKTAVEWYRQAAEQGYPAAQFNLGVVYERGLGVSEDAKTAV, encoded by the coding sequence GTGATATGTACTATTATTGAGAGTGCCGATGAATCAGCAGCAGAGGGAGCCGTGATGGCGAAATTAATGAAAAAAACGTTGCTAGCGATCTTCAGCATCAGTTTACTCCTGGTGAGCGGCGTAGTTTACTTTGCTCATCACCCGGTTAAACCCTTGCCCAATGACTTGAGTCACCTGAAGCAAATTCGAGCAGCAGCTGAGCAAGGTGATCCTGAGGCACAATATAACCTGGGGGTGAGGTACGAAGTGGGGCAAGGAGTCTCACAGAATCATAAGGCCGCGCTGGAGTGGTACAGTAAGGCTGCCAATCAAGGATATCCAGCGGCACAAAATAACCTGGGCGTGATGTACTATCAGGGTCTAGGGGTACCACAAAATCATAAGGCCGCGCTGGAGTGGTACAGTAAGGCTGCCAATCAAGGTTATCCAAAGGCACAATATAACCTGGGCGTGATGTACCATCAGGGTCTAGGGGTATCACAAAATCATAAGGCCGCGCTGGAGTGGTACAGTAAGGCTGCCAATCAAGATTATCCGATGGCACAAAATAACCTGGGCCATATGTACCGTCTGGGTCTAGGGGTACCACAGGACGCTAAGATCGCCGAGGAGTGGTATCGACAAGCAGCTGAGCAAGGTGAGCCAGTGGCACAATGTAACCTGGGCGCGATGTACTATCAGGGTCTAGGAGTATCACAAAATCATAAGGCTGCGCTGGAGTGGTACAGTAAGGCTGCCAATCAAGGTTATCCGAAGGCACAATGTAGCTTGGGCTATATGTACGATCAGGGTCTAGGGGTATCACAAAATCATAAGGCCGCGCTGGAGTGGTTCATCAAGGCTGCCAATCAAGGTTATCCGATGGCACAATATAACCTGGGTGTGATGTACGAGCGGGGTCTAGGGGTAGAGGACGCTAAGACCGCCGTGAAGTGGTATCGACAAGCAGCTGAGCAAGGTCATCCAGTGGCACAAAATAACCTGGGCAATATGTACGAGCAGGGTCTAGGGGTATCAAAGGACGCTAAGACCGCCGTGAAGTGGTATCGACAAGCAGCTGAGCAAGGTTATCCAGGGGCACAATATAACCTGGGCATGATGTACGAGCAGGGTCTAGGGGTATCAGAGGACGCTAAGACCGCCGAGGAGTGGTATCGACAAGCAGCTGAGCAAGGTGATCCAGCGGCACAATGTAAACTGGGGGTGATGTACAAGCGGGGTCTAGGGGTACCACAGGACGCTAAGACCGCCGTGAAGTGGTATCGACAAGCAGCTGAGCAAGGTTGTCCAGAGGCACAAAATAACCTGGGCGTGATGTACAAGCGGGGTCTAGGGGTACCACAGGACGCTAAGACCGCCGTGGAGTGGTATCGACAAGCAGCTGAGCAAGGTTATCCGGCGGCACAATATAACCTGGGCTATATGTACGAGCGGGGTTTAGGGGTATCAGAGGACGCTAAGACCGCCGTGGAGTGGTATCGACAAGCAGCTGAGCAAGGTTGTCCAGAGGCACAAAATAACCTGGGCGTGATGTACAAGCGGGGTCTAGGGGTACCACAGGACGCTAAGATCGCCGTGGAGTGGTATCGACAAGCAGCTGAGCAAGGTTGTCCAGAGGCACAAAATAACCTGGGCCTGATGTACGAGCGGGGCCTAGGGGTACCACAGGACGCTAAGACCGCCGTGGAGTGGTATCGACAAGCAGCTGAGCAAGGTGATCCAGCGGCACAATGTAAACTGGGGGTGATGTACGAGCGGGGTCTAGGGGTACCACAGGACGCTAAGACCGCCGTGGAGTGGTATCGACAAGCAGCTGAGCAAGGTTGTCCAGAGGCACAAAATAACCTGGGCGTGATGTACAAGCGGGGTCTAGGGGTACCACAGGACGCTAAGACCGCCGTGGAGTGGTATCGACAAGCAGCTGAGCAAGGTTATCCAGCGGCACAATTTAACCTGGGCGTGGTGTACGAGCGGGGTCTAGGGGTATCAGAGGATGCTAAGACCGCCGTGTAG
- a CDS encoding tetratricopeptide repeat protein, with protein MAKLMKKPLVAIFSISLLLVSGVVYSAHHPVKPSSDKLSQVNKIREDAKQGDPGAQYILGAMYRDGNGIARDNSSAVKWFYQAAVQGHSSAQNDLGLMYQRGLGVSQNYKVAVGWYYKAAKQGNVAGQNNLGTMYVNAHGVPLDYKIALEWFHSAAKQGAAEAQYNLALMHQNGLGVAQDHSAAVEWYYKSAVQGHCGAQNNLGLMYKNGQGALQNHQVALEWFRKAAQQGNACSEYNLGIMYDNGLGVLQDGWVAVEWYRRAAQQGNSMAKQRLQQLGYY; from the coding sequence ATGGCAAAATTAATGAAAAAACCATTGGTAGCGATCTTCAGCATCAGTTTACTCCTGGTGAGCGGCGTAGTTTACTCTGCTCATCACCCAGTTAAACCATCGTCGGATAAGTTGAGTCAGGTTAATAAAATTCGAGAAGACGCTAAGCAAGGTGACCCAGGGGCTCAATATATTCTGGGTGCTATGTATAGGGATGGGAATGGAATAGCACGGGATAATTCAAGCGCTGTCAAGTGGTTCTATCAGGCGGCTGTGCAGGGTCACTCTTCTGCTCAAAATGATCTTGGATTGATGTACCAACGAGGCTTAGGAGTATCACAAAATTATAAGGTGGCTGTAGGGTGGTACTATAAAGCGGCTAAGCAAGGGAATGTAGCAGGACAAAATAACCTGGGAACCATGTATGTCAATGCTCACGGTGTACCACTAGATTATAAGATCGCCCTGGAGTGGTTTCATTCAGCGGCTAAGCAAGGCGCTGCTGAAGCCCAATATAATCTGGCTCTGATGCATCAAAACGGTTTAGGGGTAGCGCAGGATCATTCGGCTGCTGTCGAGTGGTACTATAAGTCCGCGGTGCAAGGACACTGTGGTGCCCAAAATAATCTGGGTTTGATGTATAAAAATGGCCAAGGAGCCTTACAAAATCACCAGGTAGCCCTGGAGTGGTTTCGTAAAGCAGCTCAGCAGGGTAATGCTTGTTCCGAATATAACCTTGGGATCATGTATGACAATGGCTTAGGGGTCTTACAGGATGGGTGGGTTGCTGTGGAGTGGTACCGACGAGCAGCCCAGCAAGGCAACTCTATGGCCAAACAGCGCCTGCAGCAGCTCGGGTACTACTAG
- the nfuA gene encoding Fe-S biogenesis protein NfuA gives MIQITEAAQAHFRQLLAEQPLGTQIRVYVSYPGTVQAECGVSYCPPEAVTAEDQSLPFEGFVAYIESPMLPFLQQAVIDFVTESLGSQLTIKAPNAKLAKVAADAPLFDRVDYFLQATVNPQLAGHGGRVTLVEITEAGGVVLQFGGGCNGCAMVDVTLKEGIEKELLAHFPELTGVQDVTEHQAGEHSYY, from the coding sequence ATGATACAAATTACTGAAGCCGCCCAGGCCCATTTTCGACAACTGCTAGCGGAGCAGCCGCTGGGGACTCAGATCCGCGTCTATGTGAGCTATCCCGGCACCGTGCAAGCGGAGTGTGGGGTCTCCTACTGCCCACCGGAGGCGGTGACCGCAGAGGATCAATCGCTCCCCTTTGAGGGCTTTGTGGCTTATATTGAGTCACCGATGCTCCCCTTTTTGCAACAGGCGGTGATTGATTTTGTCACCGAATCTTTGGGATCACAGTTAACCATTAAAGCCCCGAATGCCAAACTGGCCAAGGTGGCCGCAGATGCGCCGCTGTTCGATCGAGTTGACTATTTTTTACAAGCGACAGTGAACCCACAATTAGCTGGCCATGGCGGGCGAGTGACGCTGGTGGAGATCACCGAAGCAGGCGGCGTGGTGCTGCAATTTGGCGGTGGCTGTAATGGCTGTGCCATGGTGGATGTCACCCTAAAAGAGGGAATTGAGAAGGAGCTGTTGGCGCATTTCCCCGAATTAACCGGCGTTCAAGATGTCACCGAGCATCAAGCCGGCGAGCACTCCTATTATTGA
- a CDS encoding phosphoribosyltransferase family protein — translation MRWPLYRFTPTGCCRLCQQSVWSAAQGICSVCWPTDWLPNLLAQACCRCCGLPTALPQALCGRCLQKPPPWDTLLAVAPYGPPVSRLINQFKFQRRFELAPTLARLLLLRWLAQRRWLGLEKPDLLLPVPLHWWRHWRRGFNQSALLAANLAHWLGVAWDATLLQRVQATVPQQQLPAVARRRNLRRAFALAPGAEVRLAGTRVVLIDDVVTTGSTVAALSQLLRRAGVAEIHIWTLGRTQSL, via the coding sequence ATGCGCTGGCCTCTCTATCGATTCACGCCAACCGGCTGCTGTCGGTTATGTCAGCAATCAGTGTGGTCGGCAGCCCAAGGGATTTGTAGTGTTTGTTGGCCCACCGACTGGCTGCCGAATCTCCTAGCCCAGGCCTGCTGTCGTTGTTGTGGGCTGCCAACCGCCCTCCCTCAAGCGTTGTGTGGTCGTTGCCTACAAAAACCACCCCCTTGGGATACTTTACTCGCCGTGGCGCCGTATGGACCACCGGTGAGTCGCTTGATCAACCAGTTTAAATTTCAGCGGCGCTTTGAGCTAGCCCCCACCTTGGCGCGGTTGCTGCTATTACGGTGGTTAGCCCAACGGCGCTGGTTAGGGCTGGAAAAACCCGATCTCCTACTGCCGGTGCCGTTGCATTGGTGGCGCCACTGGCGACGAGGCTTTAACCAATCCGCACTGTTAGCGGCCAATCTCGCCCACTGGTTAGGGGTCGCGTGGGATGCCACGCTATTGCAGCGGGTGCAGGCGACGGTACCACAACAGCAACTGCCTGCCGTGGCACGGCGGCGCAACCTGCGCCGTGCCTTTGCGCTAGCGCCAGGTGCTGAGGTGCGGCTGGCGGGCACTCGGGTGGTCTTGATCGATGATGTGGTCACCACCGGCAGCACCGTGGCGGCCTTGAGCCAGCTGCTGCGTCGGGCGGGGGTGGCTGAAATCCACATTTGGACGCTAGGTCGAACCCAGAGCTTATAG
- a CDS encoding FeoC-like transcriptional regulator: protein MISLLQLRDAVALAGVVELQALSRQLNVSANLLTALLERLIALGKVEKVPEPTVKRGCFGCVVGCSSARVCQRRCYYRYVA, encoded by the coding sequence GTGATCAGCTTATTACAGCTTCGTGACGCTGTGGCACTGGCTGGGGTGGTAGAGCTACAAGCGCTGAGTCGCCAGTTAAACGTCTCTGCTAATTTACTCACGGCGCTGTTAGAACGGTTGATTGCTTTGGGAAAAGTAGAAAAGGTACCCGAGCCGACTGTCAAGCGAGGCTGCTTCGGTTGTGTGGTCGGCTGTAGCTCAGCCAGGGTTTGTCAGCGTCGCTGCTACTACCGTTATGTTGCTTGA